The Thermobispora bispora DSM 43833 genome window below encodes:
- the rpsQ gene encoding 30S ribosomal protein S17 encodes MADTAEATGTGRQTRGRRKTREGIVVSDKMDKTVVVAVEDRVKHPLYGKVIRRTSKYKAHDEHNACGVGDRVLLMETRPLSATKRWRVVRIIEKAQ; translated from the coding sequence ATGGCTGACACAGCCGAGGCAACCGGGACGGGCCGGCAGACGCGTGGTCGCCGCAAGACGCGCGAGGGCATCGTCGTCAGCGACAAGATGGACAAGACCGTGGTGGTCGCCGTCGAGGACCGGGTCAAGCACCCCCTCTACGGCAAGGTCATCCGGCGGACGTCCAAGTACAAGGCGCACGACGAGCACAATGCCTGCGGCGTCGGCGACCGTGTGCTCCTGATGGAGACGCGGCCGCTGTCCGCCACCAAGCGCTGGCGGGTCGTCCGGATCATCGAGAAGGCCCAGTAA
- the rpmD gene encoding 50S ribosomal protein L30: MARLKITQVRSQIGSRQNQRDTLRSLGLKRIGDVVIKDDRPEIRGMVATVSHLVQVTELTEEGGN, encoded by the coding sequence ATGGCCCGACTGAAGATCACCCAGGTCCGGTCGCAGATCGGCAGCAGGCAGAACCAGCGGGACACGCTGCGTTCGCTGGGTCTGAAGCGGATCGGTGACGTGGTGATCAAGGATGATCGCCCGGAGATCCGGGGGATGGTCGCCACCGTCTCCCACCTCGTGCAGGTAACTGAGCTCACCGAGGAGGGGGGCAACTAG
- the rplX gene encoding 50S ribosomal protein L24 yields the protein MHVKKGDLVQVIAGKDKGAKGRVIRALPREQRVVVEGVNLIKKHSKVTHQGPRGAKEGGVLTMEAPIHVSNVKKLKDDEKAEKPEKKAAAKGDTTEATGEDK from the coding sequence CTGCACGTGAAGAAGGGCGACCTCGTCCAGGTCATCGCGGGCAAGGACAAGGGCGCCAAGGGCCGGGTCATCCGCGCCTTGCCGCGTGAGCAGCGCGTGGTGGTCGAGGGCGTCAACCTGATCAAGAAGCACTCCAAGGTCACCCACCAGGGGCCTCGCGGCGCCAAGGAGGGCGGAGTGCTGACCATGGAGGCGCCCATCCACGTGAGCAACGTCAAGAAGCTCAAGGATGACGAGAAGGCCGAGAAGCCGGAGAAGAAGGCCGCCGCAAAGGGCGACACCACCGAGGCGACCGGTGAGGACAAGTGA
- the rplR gene encoding 50S ribosomal protein L18 — MASKIAFRKRTAARVVARARRHRRVRKKIFGTAERPRLVVTRSTRHMFVQIVDDTKGHTLVSASTMDASLRGLEGTKTEKARKVGELLAQRAKAAGITQVVFDRGGNRYAGRIAALADSAREGGLVF, encoded by the coding sequence ATGGCTAGCAAGATTGCGTTCCGCAAGCGCACGGCCGCCCGCGTCGTGGCGCGAGCCCGCCGACACCGCCGCGTCCGCAAGAAGATCTTCGGTACGGCTGAGCGTCCGCGTCTGGTCGTCACGCGGTCCACCCGGCACATGTTCGTGCAGATCGTGGACGACACCAAGGGGCACACGCTGGTGAGCGCCTCCACCATGGACGCCTCGCTGCGCGGCCTGGAGGGCACCAAGACCGAGAAGGCGAGGAAGGTCGGCGAGCTCCTCGCTCAGCGGGCCAAGGCCGCCGGAATCACCCAGGTCGTGTTCGACCGGGGTGGCAACCGCTACGCAGGGCGCATCGCGGCTCTCGCCGACAGCGCCCGTGAAGGCGGGCTGGTGTTCTGA
- the rplO gene encoding 50S ribosomal protein L15, with the protein MTERSPLKIHDLRPAPGANRPRIRKGRGEASKGKTAGRGTKGSKARTTIRPGFEGGQLPLQRRVPKLKGFSNSLFKKTYQVVNLSQLAKLYPQGGEVTPEDLVAKGAVRKNQPVKVLGNGEISVALNVKAHAFSASAKEKIAAAGGSVSQL; encoded by the coding sequence ATGACGGAGAGGTCTCCGCTCAAGATCCACGATCTCCGCCCGGCCCCGGGAGCGAACCGTCCCAGGATCCGCAAGGGCCGCGGTGAGGCCTCGAAGGGCAAGACCGCGGGCCGTGGTACCAAGGGCTCCAAGGCCAGGACCACGATCCGGCCCGGTTTCGAGGGCGGTCAGCTTCCGCTCCAGCGGCGAGTGCCGAAGCTGAAGGGCTTCTCCAACAGCCTGTTCAAGAAGACCTACCAGGTCGTCAACCTCAGCCAGCTGGCGAAGCTCTACCCGCAGGGCGGAGAGGTGACCCCGGAGGACCTGGTCGCCAAGGGCGCGGTCCGCAAGAACCAGCCGGTGAAGGTGCTGGGCAACGGGGAGATCTCCGTGGCGCTGAACGTGAAGGCGCACGCGTTCTCCGCCAGCGCCAAGGAGAAGATCGCCGCGGCCGGCGGCTCGGTCTCACAGCTGTAA
- the rpsE gene encoding 30S ribosomal protein S5 produces the protein MAAAPRRGAGGGGERRDRREDRRGGAADKGVSYIERVVKINRVAKVVKGGRRFSFTALVVVGDGNGLVGVGYGKAKEVPAAIAKGVEEAKKHFFRVPRIQGTIPHAVIGEEAAGVVLLRPASPGTGVIAGGPVRAVLECAGIHDVLSKSLGSDNPINIVHATVKALKSLNRPEEIAARRGLPLEEVAPAAMLRARAEGLAEAAAAAKAVS, from the coding sequence ATGGCTGCAGCTCCGCGTCGCGGCGCAGGCGGCGGTGGCGAGCGGCGGGACCGTCGTGAAGATCGCCGCGGGGGCGCCGCAGACAAGGGCGTCTCGTACATCGAGCGCGTTGTAAAGATCAACCGAGTCGCGAAGGTCGTCAAGGGCGGCCGGCGGTTCAGCTTCACCGCGCTGGTCGTGGTCGGTGACGGCAACGGCCTCGTCGGGGTCGGGTACGGCAAGGCCAAGGAGGTGCCCGCGGCCATCGCCAAGGGCGTCGAGGAGGCCAAGAAGCACTTCTTCCGCGTGCCGCGGATCCAGGGCACGATCCCGCACGCCGTGATCGGCGAGGAGGCGGCCGGCGTCGTCCTGCTCCGCCCGGCGTCGCCGGGTACCGGTGTCATCGCGGGTGGCCCGGTGCGCGCGGTCCTGGAGTGCGCCGGCATCCATGACGTGCTGTCCAAGTCGCTCGGTTCGGACAACCCGATCAACATTGTGCACGCCACGGTGAAGGCGCTGAAGAGCCTGAACCGGCCCGAGGAGATCGCGGCTCGTCGTGGCCTGCCGCTCGAGGAGGTCGCGCCCGCGGCGATGCTGCGGGCCCGTGCCGAGGGCCTCGCCGAGGCCGCGGCGGCTGCGAAGGCGGTGAGCTGA
- the rplF gene encoding 50S ribosomal protein L6, giving the protein MSRIGRLPIPVPAGVEVTIDGRHVQVKGPKGTLSHTVAEPIQVSRAEDGSIQVTRPNDENKVRALHGLTRTLIANMVTGVTQGYSKTLEIVGVGYRVQAKSPTQLEFALGYSHPIVVDAPEGITFRVEKPTLFHVEGIDKQKVGQVAANIRKLRKPDPYKGKGVRYQGEVIRRKVGKAGK; this is encoded by the coding sequence ATGTCGCGGATCGGACGGCTGCCCATCCCCGTACCGGCAGGTGTCGAAGTCACGATCGATGGCCGGCATGTCCAGGTCAAGGGGCCGAAGGGCACGCTCTCGCACACCGTTGCCGAGCCGATCCAGGTGTCGAGGGCCGAGGACGGGTCGATCCAGGTCACCCGTCCCAACGACGAGAACAAGGTGCGGGCGCTGCACGGCCTGACCCGCACGCTCATCGCCAACATGGTGACGGGCGTGACCCAGGGGTACAGCAAGACGCTGGAGATCGTCGGCGTCGGTTACCGTGTCCAGGCCAAGAGCCCGACCCAGCTTGAGTTCGCTCTGGGGTACAGCCACCCGATTGTCGTCGACGCGCCGGAGGGGATCACCTTCCGCGTGGAGAAGCCGACCCTCTTCCACGTCGAGGGCATCGACAAGCAGAAGGTCGGTCAGGTCGCCGCGAACATCAGGAAGCTGCGCAAGCCGGATCCGTACAAGGGCAAGGGCGTGCGCTACCAGGGCGAAGTGATCCGCCGTAAGGTCGGGAAGGCTGGTAAGTAG
- the rplN gene encoding 50S ribosomal protein L14, with the protein MIQQESRLKVADNTGAKEILCIRVLGGSGRRYAGIGDVIVATVKDAIPGGSVKKGDVVKAVVVRTAKERRRPDGSYIRFDENAAVLIRDSGDPRGTRIFGPVGRELRDKKFMRIISLAPEVL; encoded by the coding sequence GTGATCCAGCAGGAGTCGCGGCTCAAGGTCGCCGACAACACGGGTGCCAAGGAGATCCTCTGCATCCGGGTACTCGGTGGCTCTGGTCGGCGCTACGCGGGGATCGGCGACGTCATCGTCGCCACGGTGAAGGACGCCATCCCCGGCGGCAGCGTGAAGAAGGGCGACGTTGTGAAGGCCGTCGTGGTGCGCACCGCGAAGGAGCGCCGCCGTCCCGACGGCTCCTACATCCGCTTCGACGAGAACGCCGCGGTCCTCATCAGGGACAGTGGCGACCCGCGGGGGACGCGCATCTTCGGCCCTGTCGGGCGGGAGCTGCGGGACAAGAAGTTCATGCGCATCATCTCGCTCGCCCCGGAGGTGCTGTGA
- the rplE gene encoding 50S ribosomal protein L5: MTVTTQERVVPRLKLRYREEIVPKLREQFGYKNIMQVPKLTKIKVNMGIGEAARDSKLIEGAIRDLAAITGQRPAIARARKSIAQFKLREGMPIGAHVTLRGDRMWEFLDRLLSLALPRIRDFRGLSPKQFDGRGNYTFGLTEQLMFHEVDQDKIDRLRGMDITIVTTATDDEQGRALLKLLGFPFKEA, translated from the coding sequence ATGACCGTCACCACTCAAGAGCGGGTCGTCCCGCGTCTCAAGCTGCGCTACCGCGAGGAGATCGTTCCTAAGCTGCGCGAGCAGTTCGGCTACAAGAACATCATGCAGGTGCCCAAGCTCACCAAGATCAAGGTGAACATGGGCATCGGTGAGGCGGCCCGTGACTCGAAGCTCATCGAGGGCGCGATCCGCGACCTCGCCGCGATCACCGGTCAGCGGCCGGCGATCGCCCGGGCCCGCAAGTCGATCGCGCAGTTCAAGCTTCGTGAGGGCATGCCGATCGGCGCGCACGTGACCCTGCGCGGCGACCGGATGTGGGAGTTCCTGGACCGGCTGCTCTCGCTCGCGCTGCCGCGCATCCGTGACTTCCGCGGCCTCTCGCCGAAGCAGTTCGACGGCCGGGGCAACTACACCTTCGGCCTCACCGAGCAGCTGATGTTCCACGAGGTCGACCAGGACAAGATCGACCGCCTGCGCGGCATGGACATCACGATCGTCACCACGGCGACCGACGACGAACAGGGCCGGGCGCTGCTGAAGCTCCTCGGCTTCCCGTTCAAGGAAGCGTGA
- a CDS encoding type Z 30S ribosomal protein S14, protein MAKTALIVKARRKPKFKVRAYTRCTRCGRPRSVYRKFGLCRVCFREMAHRGELPGVTKASW, encoded by the coding sequence ATGGCGAAGACGGCACTGATCGTCAAGGCGCGGCGGAAGCCGAAGTTCAAGGTCAGGGCGTACACTCGCTGCACGCGTTGCGGCCGGCCCCGTTCCGTCTACCGCAAGTTCGGGCTGTGCCGAGTGTGCTTCCGCGAGATGGCGCACCGCGGCGAGCTGCCCGGCGTCACCAAGGCGAGCTGGTGA
- the rpsH gene encoding 30S ribosomal protein S8: MTMTDPIADMLTRLRNANAAYHDTVSMPYSKIKAHIAEILQQEGYIQSWSVEDAKVGKNLVIELKFGPNRERALAGLRRVSKPGLRVYAKKDNLPRVLGGLGIAILSTSSGLMTDKQARKRGVGGEVLAYVW; the protein is encoded by the coding sequence ATGACGATGACGGACCCGATCGCAGACATGCTGACACGTCTGCGTAACGCGAACGCGGCCTATCACGACACCGTGTCGATGCCGTACTCCAAGATCAAGGCGCACATCGCCGAGATCCTCCAGCAGGAGGGCTACATCCAGTCCTGGAGCGTGGAGGACGCCAAGGTCGGCAAGAACCTCGTGATAGAGCTGAAGTTCGGGCCGAACCGTGAGCGTGCACTCGCGGGCCTGCGCCGGGTCTCGAAGCCCGGTCTGCGGGTCTACGCCAAGAAGGACAACCTGCCCCGTGTGCTGGGCGGCCTGGGCATCGCGATCCTGTCGACGTCCAGCGGCCTCATGACGGACAAGCAGGCCAGGAAGCGTGGAGTTGGCGGGGAAGTCCTCGCCTACGTCTGGTAA
- the rpmC gene encoding 50S ribosomal protein L29: MAKSPTAAELRLEDHDTLVQKLKEAKEELFNLRFQAATGQLQNTARLRAVRREIARIYTVMRERELGIVTVEKESSDG; encoded by the coding sequence ATGGCCAAGAGTCCGACAGCGGCTGAGCTGCGCCTCGAGGACCACGACACGCTGGTCCAGAAGCTCAAGGAGGCGAAGGAGGAGCTGTTCAACCTTCGCTTCCAGGCGGCGACCGGCCAGCTTCAGAACACCGCGCGGCTGCGTGCCGTTCGCCGGGAGATCGCCCGCATTTACACCGTGATGCGCGAGCGCGAACTCGGCATCGTCACGGTCGAGAAGGAGTCGAGCGATGGCTGA